In the Methanofastidiosum sp. genome, ATAGGCCTGAGTTGCGGCCTTAATGTTCTCCTCTTTTTTAGAAGGAATATTCTCCTTTATCGCTAATAATATAGATTCAAGCATAACTTCTCCGGATATTTTGGCAAACGAGCCAAGAATAGAAGTATTTACAATAGGTGCCATTTTCGAGCCCAGTTTGTTTTCTAATGCAATTGATGTTGCATCAACAGTTGCTGTCTTAAAAGAAAGATTGTAATCTTTGGGATCTTTGTCGGAATTTATGAGAACTACTCCTCCTTTTCCCAGACCAGAAGTTACATCTGTGACATCCATTAGTGTTGGGTCAAGGACAACAATATAATTTGGGGTATAGACCTGACTTCTTATTTTAATGGGATTTTTATCTATTCTTGTAAACGAAGTAACGGGTGCACCCCTTCTTTCAACACCAAAGTATGGAAAAGCTTGGACATATTTTCCTTCTCGAAAAGCTGCGTCGGCTAGAATATTTGATGCGACTACAGCGCCTTGCCCACCTCTCCCATGAAATCTTATTTCTATCAAAAAATCCCTCTAGATTATAATGATTTTATATTTTTAAAAAGCTTTTTACTGCTAAGTACGAAGATAAATAAGTTAACTTATAAAATAAGGTCCATTAACTAAATTAACATTTTTTCATAATCCTGGACAATGTATTTTTTGCCTTTCTGAATTACTTTATGGCCCTCTCTTTCCAAAAGCTGTTTCTGATAGTTAATGCCACCAGGGTAATTTTCATTTATTATCCCTCCTGTTTTTAGAGTTCTCCAATAGGGGGTAATATCTGCCTTCCCCTCCAAAGCGGCCTCATTTGCAGCATGAGCACTAATCCATGCAAAAATTCCAGTAGTCAAAGGGCACCCTATAGACGCATTGTGTTTTTCTGCAAGTTTTTTCCTAATTTGATCAATCGTAATTAGCTTTCCTTCTGGAACAGTTCTCATTATTTCATTGACTTCAATAGGGGCAGGAATAACAACTGTACCCTCCCCCCATCTTTTAGACATCTTCTCGGTTATTATTTCAACTTTTGGCAAATCTTTGCTATCTTCTAATTTTTCTCTCCATGATTTATTTCTTGTACTCATCTTAATTCCTGTATACCATCATTGTTTTTATTTTAAATAATTTATTGATTTAGATCTTAGTTTTTTTATTTCATAATAAAGTGGGGAAAAAAGCTGTTCAACAATATAGTAAACAACTGGGAAGAACACAACTTCAGGCTCGAAAAACGAAACAACAATTATTGCAAGGCTTATATTCTTAAAAAAAGACGGTATAAAAATTGATTCTTTTTCTTCCATTTTCAATTTTAAGATATTAGAGGAGATTGTCATAAATAAAATTATAACGATGATGAAAAATAGGGATAAGAATATTGAAAGAAATAAATAATCTTTTACTAAGTCGAGCCTTTCAACGCTTTTGGAAACTGCGATGTATATTATGATTCCCATAACAAAAAAAGAAATATTTGAATTCAAAATTTTTGTAAGTTTTTTCCTGACAATAATTGAAATCAACACAGGGATGAAGATTATTAGTGCCATCTCCAAGAACATCTTTTGGGCGTTGACGTTTATTTCATCCCTTAGAATTAGATATATGTAAGTTGGAGTTATTAGAGGAGATGCTAGTATAGTTGTTACTATCAAAAGTAAAGTAATCTCAACTTTCCCGCCTAGCTCTTTGGACCATACTAGAGTAGACCCTGCGGCCAGAGGCACAGATCCTGTGATGAAAATTCCAATAAATAATGGAAAATTGATTAAATTCATTTTGAGGAGGGATATCCCTATAATAAAGAATAGTACCGGGATGAAAGCATAGCATGTGAAGAATCCCAGCAAAAAAGGCTTTAAGAGTTCTATGTATTTTTTATAAATCTTAAAATCGACTTTAATTGTGGATAAGAAGATTAGGATGCTTTGTAGAAGTGGCACTATTGGGGATATCTCTTTTCCATATGAAGGAAAATAGATGCCGAGTACTATAGAAGAAATAATTATAATTAAAGGAATCCCAAACATCAAGGATTATAAAATAGATTAATATTAAAGTTTATTGTAGGTAAAAGTCTTATCTAATATCTGAATTTTTTATCAATTAGACTCCTTGCATATAAAATTCTTTCATCCATTCTTTTTACCATATGATCCCTTAGAAACGGGCGGAGTCTTTTTTTCATTTTGACATACTCGCCTTCAATATCCTGAAAATTACTAATTACTTTAGGATCACGTACTCCTCTCGAGTTTTCAAGGAACTTTACAAAATTCTCAACCCTTTCCTCATAAGCATCCCAGATCATTTTCATCCCAAATAGTTCATCTTCCACTACTACCTCTCCTTCGGAGTAATAAGGAACTGAACTAACGTCTTTTCTTGGAATTGGTCTTTTGGCAGGATCTTTTGGGATGCCTTCCTTCTTTGGGGCATAAAAGAAATAGATTACACAAAGGATTGCTATTAAAACAACTGCACCTATCAGAATCTCGTAAATCATGCAATTAATTTATTTTACCTGTATTTAAATATATTTAATCGATTTCTTTTAGTTCGACTTTTACCACTTTTGCATCTATTCTTATCGTTCCGTAATAACCTTCTTTTAAAGGCCCAGGATTTAGCAGTTGAGTATTGCCAATAGAATCAATTGCTCTTGATTCATGAACGTGCCCAGAAACTGCAACAAGCGGCTGCATTTTCTCTATGATACTTCTAACTGATGTACTTCCTATTGATTTGCTATTCCCAATCCTGTCCAATTTAGTTCCATATGGCGGTACGTGAGTTACTAGAACCATATTCTTAAAGGAAAGTTTTGAAAGTCCTGCCATTATTTGATCTTCCTCATACTCAGAAGGAGTTCCAAAAGGAGACTTATTTGATCCCCCAAATCCCCCTATAGCATAATCTGCTACTTTGACTTCCTTTTCATGGAGTGAAATCCCTAATGATTCTATATGGTCCTTGACTTCACTTTTGTCGCAGTTTCCAAAAATAGTATAGAATTGGATATTTGGTATAAGTTCCAATACTTCTTTGGCCTCTTTTTCTCCGCCAAATGAAGTGATATCCCCACAACAGAGTAAAAGGTCAAATTCTCTTATATCAATAGAATCAAACAATTTCTTTAAAGAACTTTTCTTTCCATGTATATCCGTTATTGCACAAATATTCATAAAACAGAAGTCAATAATTTCTATTTAAAGATTTTGAAGGAGAAGGTAATAAAAAGCATACTGGCGATATGGCTGAAATAATACCTCCTCCTCAACTCACAATCAATAATTGTATTTTTAAATCTTGCGTAATGTAGGAATAACTCAATACTCGGCAATTACCAACATCTCAAAATCTTCAGTTGTTAATTTATCTTTTCTGCTAAACGCTCCTTGCTTGCAGCCGTATATATCAACTTTTTTAAATCCCAATGATTTTAATAACCATGTTATTTCAGAGGGAACATAATATCTTTCATCACACTTGATCTTCTTTTTATTTCCATCGTCATCTGTAAACTCTAATACTGATTTATCTCTGAAGGTCATTAAATCAAATGTATTCTCCAGATTTTTTCCATCGACAGAATTGGAGTTGATAAAATCTTTAACAGAATGAAATAGTGGGAAAAGACCATTTAGAGTAGTCAAGATTAATTTTCCCCCATCCTTTAAGGACTTAGCAGCATTTTGAAGAATCATAAAGTTCATTTCATCGGTCTCCATTAATGGAAATCCACCTTCACAGATGATGAGTGCAAGATCAAATTCTTTTTCAAATTTTAAATCTCTTGCATCTGCTTTAATGAAATCAACTTTTACTTTAGATTCCTTAGCCTTTTCTATCGCTCTCTCCAACATACATTCAGAAAGGTCAATCCCAGTTACATTATATCCTCTTTTTGCAAGTTCTATAGAATGCCTACCTGTACCGCAACCGATATCTATAATTTTCTTAGATTTATCTTTTTTAATTTCTTTTTCAATGAAATCTATTTCTCCCATTGTTCCTTTAGTATACCCTTCTGTTTCGTAAGTTTCAGCATAATTTTGAAATAATTCTTCGTACCATTTTGCCATGAATAAATTCATTCTACTTTTCTTTATATTATTTTTGTCAATTTCCTGAAAAGTAAAATCTCGTCAATTAAAATAATAATTCTCGGATAGTAGTCTAATATGTATTAATGAGTCTTTTATGCTACCCAGAATTTGATAATACAAAATGGGTCTAATCCTATCTGGATAATTATGTCTATAGATTTACCAAAATTTAAAAAAAATATATTAAAAAAATAAATAATTTTTTAAATTTATTTTTCTTTTCTAAAGCACATAAACCAGTCAAGACAGTATTTGCCTTCTTCTTTTTTCTCCATCCTTTCTTTAGCCACGCCACAAGATCCGGGAGGCGGAATTATTACGTCGTCGCCCGGTTGCCAGTTGGCCGGAGTTGCAATTTGTTCTTTGTCTGATTTCTGCATTGCAAGAAGTAATCTCTTGATTTCTTGCATATTTCTTCCATTTGATAGCGGATAATAGAGCATTGCCCTTACTTTTGCTTTAGGATCTATTAGGAATACCGCCCTTACCGCCTGAGTTGTAGATGCATTTGGTTGGACCATTCCAAATTTCTTTGAAATATCCATCTTTAAGTCTTCTATTACGGGGAACATAATTTCAACATTTTTCATGCCTTTATATTCGATCTTTTCTTTTATAGTTCTTAACCAAGCTATATGGGCATAAATACTATCTATCGATAATCCTATTAACTCACAATTTAAATCTTTGAGTTCTTTCTGCATTGATGCAAAAGTCATAAATTCAGTTGTGCATACGGGAGTAAAGTCTGCCGGATGACTGAAAAATATCACCCATTTACCCTTGTAGTCTTCTGGAAAATTTATTTCTCCCATTGTAGTTTTTGCTTTAAATTTAGGTGCGTCATCACCTATTAATGGCATACTCATTTGTTGTTTAGATTCTTCTTCCATTTATTCACCAACTCAACATTTTATTTTATGTTGCTAGATTTATTGGAAATTGAATATATATAACTTTATACATTTTGAAATATAATCTTAAAGATAAATAATTTAAAGAATATTAGTTTTTATATAATAATTAATATTAATTAAAGATTCTCTTATTTTCCTAAATATTTTTTTTAATAAAGACTTAGTAATCATTCAGCTTAACTTAATAAACTATGAATTAAATCGATAAGCAAATGTTTATATATTAACTACCAATTTATTTTGGCAATTATAACGGTGATTTATTGTGAAAAAAATAATAAAGATATTTCTGATTATCTCTGTTCTTGTATTTACCACGATTTCTGGTGTTATGGGAACAAAAGTTCTTTCTGAAAAAATGATAACTAGCGATACACATAATCAGCAGCGTCCTGCAATATACGGCGACATAGTGGTCTGGGAGGATACTAGAGACTACAATACTACTGGAAATGACATCTATGGTTACAATCTAAAGACTAAGGAAGAGTTTGCCATATGCACAGAGGAAAGAAATCAAACGAACCCAGCCATATACGGCGACATCGTCGTCTGGATGGACAATAGAAGTAGTCCTAACTGGGACATCTACGGCTACAATCTAAAGACTGGGGAGAAGTTAACGATATGCAAGTATGCAAGTGCTCAGCGATATTCTGCAATATACGGCGACATCGTCGTCTGGATGGACTATAGAAGCGATAACTGGGACATCTACGGCTACAATCTAAAGACCCAGCAGGATTTCCCTATATGCACAGCTGTAAATACTCAGTATTTTCCTGCAATATATGGCGACATCGTCGTCTGGGAGGATAAGAGAAGTGGGACTACAGATATCTACGGCTACAATCTGAAAACTAAGCAGGAGTTCCCTATATGCACATATACAAGTGCTCAGTCTTTTCCTGCAATCTACTGTGACCGGGTGGTATGGGAAGACTCTAGAAACGGTAACGCCGACATTTACCTTGCATATCTAGACGTCGTATGCAGAGAATCAAAATCCCTTCCAATGCAACAGTTCATGAAGATATTGGGCCTAGGCAAGGAAGAATAGATTTATTTTATTTATTAAAGCTCTTTTCTTGGATAAACCATTTCGTTTATTTTAATCTTATATTCCAATTCCCTATAACATTAGTAAAATCATTCAGTTAAAGTTAATAAACTATGCTAGTTAATAAGTAGTTTATGATTTTTTGTTAAGCTCTATAGTCAAATCTATAAATAAATGATCTTATACAAAAAGAAAAAATCTTGAAAACATTTAATAATCTATTTTATAAGTGAAGTCTAATCAATAAAATAAATCTATACAAAGAAAGACTTTTTAATCGATATACTGAGGTAAAAATCATGTGTCTTGCAGTTCCAGGTAAAGTTATTGAAATAAAAGACAGTGTCGGAATAGTTGATTTCAACGGAATTAAAAGAGAAGTAAGATTAGACCTTGTAGATGTTATTATTGGAGACTATGTAATTGTCCATACTGGATTTGCAATTGAAAAAATGGACGAGAGAGAAGCTCTGGAATCTTTGGAGATCTGGAAAGAACTCCTAAAAGCTCAGGAGGATTTTTAGTGGATTTGTACAAAGACCGTAACGCTTCAGATACACTAATAAGAAAAATATCTGAAATCTCTAAAGACTTGGGTGAAATAAAACTGTGCCATGTTTGTGGAACGCACGAGCACGTGATTACTCATTATGGCATTAGAGCTTTGTTACCAGAAAACATTCAAGTTGTTTCTGGTCCTGGGTGTCCAGTTTGTGTAACAACACAAGGTGAAATTGAAGCCGCTGTTAAAGTTGCCGAAAAAGGGGCTATTGTAACTACGTACGGAGATATGATACGGGTACCATCTAAACGTTCTTTGTCAGATGCAAAAGCATCTGGGCTTGACATTAGACTGGTATATAGTATTAATGATTCAATTAATCTTGCTATATCCAATCCTAATAAAAAGATTGTTCATTTTGCTATTGGATTTGAGACCACCTGTCCAACAACTGCAGTTGCAGTTCTTAATTCTCCAGATAATTTTTTTGTTTTATCGGCACACAGGGTAGTTCCTCCTGCTATGGATTTGTTATTGAGCAGCGGGAAAATAAATCTTTCAGGATTTATAGATCCAGGGCACGTTTCTACGATAATCGGAACAAAACCATATGAGCCGATATCTAAAAAATTTCATGTGCCTCAAGTGATATGTGGATTTGAACCTAACGATGTACTTATGGGAATTTACCTCCTAGTAAAACAAATTAAAGAAAAAAGAGCTGAAGTTGAAAATGAGTATGTTCGTGGTGTAAGGACAGAAGGCAATACTAAAGCCCAAAAACTTATGGAAAAGGTATTTGAACCCTGCGATATACGCTGGAGAGGATTTCCAGTAATACCAGAATCGGGGCTCTCTTTAAAAAGTGAGTTTTCCAACAAAGACGCATACAAGGAATTTAATATTGAGATAGAGGATATCCCTGAAGAGAAAGGGTGCAGCTGCCCGGAAGTTTTGAGGGCAGAAAAAATCCCAAGCGAGTGCCCATTATTTGGAAATATATGTACGCCACAAAGTCCTAGAGGCCCATGCATGGTTTCTAGAGAGGGTGCTTGTTACATATCCTTTAAATATGAAAAATCTTTTAGGTGAAGATATGGCAATAAAAGAAAATCCAACTTGTTCCTTTAATAAGGAGTGTAGATATCCAAATATTGACAAAGAAAGTTTTTGCGATGAAATGTCTTCAGTGATTGGAGATGTGAGAATTGGAAAAGAGGTCTATGTCGCACCTTTTGTATCTTTAAGGGCGGACGAAGGCACCCCCATAATTATAGGGGATAAGAGTAACTTACAAGACGGCGTTATAGTCCATGCTTTGGAACATACATCTGTAGAAATTGGTAAAAAGACTTCAATAGCACATGGCACTGTAATTCACGGCCCTACAAAAATAGGAGATAATTCTTTTGTAGGATTTAGGGCAGTAGTTCATAGCTCAGAAATTGGAAAAGAATGCTTCATAGGTCACGGTGCAATAGTTGTAGGTGTAAAAATTGGCGATAATAAATTTGTTCCACATGGGGCCGTAATAACAGAGCAAGAAAAAGCTGACAAACTAGCAGATTCAACTAAAGATCAATTCAAGTTCAACGAAGAAGTATTATGTGTAAACTGTGAATTCGCAAGGGGGTACAGGCGTTAATGGATATTTGCCAAATTTTAGGGGAAAAAGGTCTTGAAAAGGCTTTAGAATATTATTCAGAAGATGAATTAAAAAGCATAATAGAAAAACTAGAACTTGAAAAGCTATTAAAGGTCCCTGGATTTGGTAAAAAGAAAATATTACAGATCCAAAAAGAAACATTTGAAGAGATTACTGGTAAAAAGTATGAAGAAGTTCTTTTTGGGGACGCTTGGGAGATATATGAAGAGATAGTGTCCATCCTAGTTTCATACCCTAAAACAGAGAGGTCAAGAAATAGATTCTATCTTTATATGCCTCTTAGAGATAAGGAATTGATTTTAAAGAGATTAAATTACTGTTACAAGGCAAAAAAATTTGTAGAGGGTCTAACTCAAGAAGAAATTAATAAAATATTAGGCTATTTAGATGGTATATCTGATTTGAAAATCCCCTCTCTCAAAAAATTTAGAGACAGAGTTTTAATAACAGACGACGAAGAACTATCAACGAAAACAAAATCAGAATATTATGATTCTATATATCTTACATCGCCTCATGAGGCAAGAGGGAT is a window encoding:
- a CDS encoding HypC/HybG/HupF family hydrogenase formation chaperone codes for the protein MCLAVPGKVIEIKDSVGIVDFNGIKREVRLDLVDVIIGDYVIVHTGFAIEKMDEREALESLEIWKELLKAQEDF
- a CDS encoding MGMT family protein — protein: MSTRNKSWREKLEDSKDLPKVEIITEKMSKRWGEGTVVIPAPIEVNEIMRTVPEGKLITIDQIRKKLAEKHNASIGCPLTTGIFAWISAHAANEAALEGKADITPYWRTLKTGGIINENYPGGINYQKQLLEREGHKVIQKGKKYIVQDYEKMLI
- a CDS encoding class I SAM-dependent methyltransferase encodes the protein MAKWYEELFQNYAETYETEGYTKGTMGEIDFIEKEIKKDKSKKIIDIGCGTGRHSIELAKRGYNVTGIDLSECMLERAIEKAKESKVKVDFIKADARDLKFEKEFDLALIICEGGFPLMETDEMNFMILQNAAKSLKDGGKLILTTLNGLFPLFHSVKDFINSNSVDGKNLENTFDLMTFRDKSVLEFTDDDGNKKKIKCDERYYVPSEITWLLKSLGFKKVDIYGCKQGAFSRKDKLTTEDFEMLVIAEY
- a CDS encoding bile acid:sodium symporter, with the protein product MFGIPLIIIISSIVLGIYFPSYGKEISPIVPLLQSILIFLSTIKVDFKIYKKYIELLKPFLLGFFTCYAFIPVLFFIIGISLLKMNLINFPLFIGIFITGSVPLAAGSTLVWSKELGGKVEITLLLIVTTILASPLITPTYIYLILRDEINVNAQKMFLEMALIIFIPVLISIIVRKKLTKILNSNISFFVMGIIIYIAVSKSVERLDLVKDYLFLSIFLSLFFIIVIILFMTISSNILKLKMEEKESIFIPSFFKNISLAIIVVSFFEPEVVFFPVVYYIVEQLFSPLYYEIKKLRSKSINYLK
- the hypD gene encoding hydrogenase formation protein HypD — its product is MDLYKDRNASDTLIRKISEISKDLGEIKLCHVCGTHEHVITHYGIRALLPENIQVVSGPGCPVCVTTQGEIEAAVKVAEKGAIVTTYGDMIRVPSKRSLSDAKASGLDIRLVYSINDSINLAISNPNKKIVHFAIGFETTCPTTAVAVLNSPDNFFVLSAHRVVPPAMDLLLSSGKINLSGFIDPGHVSTIIGTKPYEPISKKFHVPQVICGFEPNDVLMGIYLLVKQIKEKRAEVENEYVRGVRTEGNTKAQKLMEKVFEPCDIRWRGFPVIPESGLSLKSEFSNKDAYKEFNIEIEDIPEEKGCSCPEVLRAEKIPSECPLFGNICTPQSPRGPCMVSREGACYISFKYEKSFR
- a CDS encoding pyruvate ferredoxin oxidoreductase subunit gamma, encoding MIEIRFHGRGGQGAVVASNILADAAFREGKYVQAFPYFGVERRGAPVTSFTRIDKNPIKIRSQVYTPNYIVVLDPTLMDVTDVTSGLGKGGVVLINSDKDPKDYNLSFKTATVDATSIALENKLGSKMAPIVNTSILGSFAKISGEVMLESILLAIKENIPSKKEENIKAATQAYNKTIM
- a CDS encoding peroxiredoxin — protein: MEEESKQQMSMPLIGDDAPKFKAKTTMGEINFPEDYKGKWVIFFSHPADFTPVCTTEFMTFASMQKELKDLNCELIGLSIDSIYAHIAWLRTIKEKIEYKGMKNVEIMFPVIEDLKMDISKKFGMVQPNASTTQAVRAVFLIDPKAKVRAMLYYPLSNGRNMQEIKRLLLAMQKSDKEQIATPANWQPGDDVIIPPPGSCGVAKERMEKKEEGKYCLDWFMCFRKEK
- a CDS encoding metallophosphoesterase → MNICAITDIHGKKSSLKKLFDSIDIREFDLLLCCGDITSFGGEKEAKEVLELIPNIQFYTIFGNCDKSEVKDHIESLGISLHEKEVKVADYAIGGFGGSNKSPFGTPSEYEEDQIMAGLSKLSFKNMVLVTHVPPYGTKLDRIGNSKSIGSTSVRSIIEKMQPLVAVSGHVHESRAIDSIGNTQLLNPGPLKEGYYGTIRIDAKVVKVELKEID
- a CDS encoding DapH/DapD/GlmU-related protein, which produces MAIKENPTCSFNKECRYPNIDKESFCDEMSSVIGDVRIGKEVYVAPFVSLRADEGTPIIIGDKSNLQDGVIVHALEHTSVEIGKKTSIAHGTVIHGPTKIGDNSFVGFRAVVHSSEIGKECFIGHGAIVVGVKIGDNKFVPHGAVITEQEKADKLADSTKDQFKFNEEVLCVNCEFARGYRR